From a single Labrenzia sp. PHM005 genomic region:
- a CDS encoding antitoxin Xre/MbcA/ParS toxin-binding domain-containing protein yields MTAVAEKRDMTAQEAPVLLENDATRAYRLLGGRKIMKRPVNDSLDAHDIIVQGLPAKSLLHLVEGVHVLSTGDVLNKAIGISIRTLQRRKSDTKQKLLSTEQSSRAWRFAGIIAQATDIMGSQEAAEAWILEPAIGLNNRRPIDLLETAAGAEAVGNYLTRMEYGVYT; encoded by the coding sequence ATGACTGCAGTCGCCGAGAAAAGAGATATGACCGCTCAAGAGGCGCCGGTGTTGCTGGAAAATGACGCAACCCGCGCCTACCGGTTGTTGGGCGGGCGCAAGATTATGAAACGTCCGGTCAACGATTCGCTGGATGCGCATGACATCATCGTTCAAGGCCTCCCCGCTAAATCACTGTTGCACCTGGTCGAAGGGGTGCATGTTTTGTCGACTGGCGATGTGCTCAACAAGGCGATCGGTATCAGTATCCGCACCTTGCAACGCCGGAAGTCGGATACAAAACAAAAGCTGCTGTCGACGGAACAGAGCAGCCGGGCCTGGCGCTTTGCCGGGATTATAGCGCAGGCAACAGACATCATGGGAAGCCAGGAAGCCGCTGAGGCGTGGATCTTGGAGCCCGCGATCGGGCTCAACAACCGCAGGCCGATTGATCTTCTTGAAACGGCCGCAGGCGCCGAAGCTGTCGGGAACTATCTGACGCGTATGGAATATGGGGTCTATACGTGA